In the Diprion similis isolate iyDipSimi1 chromosome 2, iyDipSimi1.1, whole genome shotgun sequence genome, one interval contains:
- the LOC124415441 gene encoding uncharacterized protein LOC124415441: MHSEADSTVEVKMEIQNELSTINTVVLKIKQELHEINDIVQSNGLLDTTLKNALGSLTILAQEAGVSVEEMTNTGEQNPLTNALSRISTGYITEKLKSLSH; this comes from the exons ATGCACTCCGAAGCTGATTCAACCGTCGAAGTGAAAATGGAAATTCAAAACGAACTGTCAACAATCAACACTgttgttttaaaaat AAAACAGGAGCTCCATGAGATTAATGATATTGTGCAAAGCAATGGATTATTGGATACAACTCTCAAGAATGCCTTAGGCTCTTTGACCATTTTGGCTCAAGAAGCAGGTGTTAGTGTAGAAGAAATGACGAATACAGGGGAGCAGAATCCACTTACAAATGCACTCTCTAGAATCTCAACAGGGTATATAACTGAAAAACTTAAGTCATTATCACATTAA